From Bradyrhizobium symbiodeficiens, the proteins below share one genomic window:
- a CDS encoding PAS domain-containing sensor histidine kinase: MTVLSIIRDCLDALLHPSARYDALMRARHRAFMAPRLLGSLAAFAAFPVYLAMRGAPSAVEVAAFAWLIAPILLSWFLSRTGRYEGAHVLSSLALAGLIMAVAGSTGGIESFAAVWLVVVPLEAALSASRRVAAFASLLALSCAGLLILAGQLGWLPVADTSTAERGVLMACGVVSATLYAAGLAFGAESLARTSVALLSREEERYRLLARNMSDVVSRHRRNGAVEFISPAAEAMLGMPVAQLLGHGLFDRVHVADRPAYLTALSAAARGDVRSIEFRLRREPDGSERGQVDFLWVEMRCRPLDRDFGQNPHGDDTREAEVVAVMRDVTEYKLSEQALEQARSAAEAADAAKTRFLATMSHELRTPLNAIIGFSEMIAQEQTLMLGAAQRREYAQLINDSGQHLLSVVNGILDMSKMESGNFEIASEPFAPRAALLHCCNLLALKARENGIDLITDAPQDLPVMTGDPRAFKQIVLNLVANAIKFTERGGQVSVTASVSGSQLTLRIGDTGVGIAADDLNRIGAPFFQAGKTYQRRHEGTGLGLSIVKSLVALHLGELTVQSRLGEGTLVTVRLPLVYTPPQVKPVESKVATLAPVQRHDLQDQAHDQSQDQPALVKKSA, encoded by the coding sequence GTGACAGTTTTGAGTATCATCCGCGATTGTCTCGATGCACTGCTGCATCCCTCCGCGCGTTACGATGCGCTGATGCGGGCGCGTCATCGTGCCTTCATGGCGCCTCGGCTGCTCGGCAGCCTGGCCGCCTTTGCCGCATTCCCGGTTTATCTCGCCATGCGTGGCGCGCCGAGCGCGGTCGAGGTCGCCGCTTTCGCCTGGCTGATCGCGCCGATCCTGCTGTCCTGGTTCCTGTCGCGCACCGGCCGCTATGAAGGTGCGCATGTGCTGTCGTCGTTGGCGCTCGCCGGCCTGATCATGGCTGTCGCGGGCAGCACGGGCGGCATCGAATCATTCGCCGCGGTCTGGCTGGTCGTGGTTCCCCTCGAAGCCGCGCTGTCGGCCTCGCGCCGCGTCGCGGCCTTCGCATCATTGCTCGCGCTGTCCTGTGCGGGACTCCTGATCCTCGCCGGCCAGCTCGGCTGGCTGCCGGTCGCAGACACCAGCACCGCGGAACGTGGCGTGCTGATGGCGTGCGGCGTCGTCTCGGCGACGCTCTATGCCGCTGGCCTTGCTTTCGGCGCGGAATCGCTCGCGCGTACCAGCGTTGCGCTGCTGTCGCGCGAGGAGGAGCGTTATCGCCTGCTCGCCCGCAACATGAGCGACGTCGTCTCGCGGCATCGGCGCAACGGTGCGGTGGAGTTCATCTCGCCCGCGGCCGAGGCCATGCTCGGCATGCCGGTGGCGCAACTGCTAGGGCATGGCCTGTTCGACCGCGTCCATGTCGCCGATCGCCCGGCCTATCTCACCGCGCTCTCCGCTGCCGCGCGCGGTGACGTCCGCAGCATCGAGTTCCGGCTACGGCGTGAGCCCGACGGTTCGGAGCGCGGCCAGGTCGATTTCCTCTGGGTCGAGATGCGCTGCCGCCCGCTCGACCGGGATTTCGGCCAGAATCCCCATGGCGACGATACGCGCGAGGCAGAAGTCGTCGCCGTGATGCGCGACGTCACCGAGTACAAGCTGTCCGAGCAGGCGCTGGAACAGGCGCGCAGCGCCGCGGAAGCGGCCGATGCCGCCAAGACGCGCTTCCTCGCCACCATGAGCCACGAGCTGCGCACGCCGCTGAACGCCATCATCGGCTTCTCCGAGATGATCGCACAGGAGCAGACCCTGATGCTGGGTGCGGCCCAGCGCCGGGAATATGCCCAGCTCATCAACGATTCCGGCCAGCATCTGCTGTCGGTCGTCAACGGCATCCTGGACATGTCGAAGATGGAGTCCGGCAATTTCGAGATCGCGTCCGAGCCGTTCGCGCCGCGCGCCGCGCTGCTGCATTGCTGCAATCTGCTGGCGCTGAAGGCGCGGGAGAACGGCATCGACCTCATCACCGACGCGCCGCAGGATCTGCCGGTCATGACCGGCGATCCCAGGGCGTTCAAGCAGATCGTGCTCAATCTCGTCGCCAACGCCATCAAGTTCACCGAGCGCGGCGGTCAGGTCTCGGTGACCGCTTCGGTGTCGGGTTCGCAACTGACGCTGCGCATCGGCGACACCGGCGTGGGCATTGCGGCCGACGATCTCAACCGCATCGGCGCGCCGTTCTTCCAGGCGGGCAAGACCTATCAGCGCCGTCACGAGGGAACCGGCCTCGGACTTTCGATCGTCAAGAGCCTCGTGGCGTTGCATCTCGGCGAATTGACGGTACAAAGCAGATTGGGAGAGGGCACTCTCGTCACCGTCAGGCTGCCGCTCGTCTACACGCCCCCGCAAGTCAAGCCGGTCGAGAGCAAGGTCGCGACGCTGGCGCCGGTGCAGCGTCACGACCTTCAAGACCAAGCTCACGACCAGTCTCAGGACCAACCCGCTCTGGTGAAGAAAAGTGCCTAG
- a CDS encoding DUF5330 domain-containing protein → MRFLLRITFWLGLVLVLLPRDKTPESEKLPQIGAADAVQAATAAVSDMTQFCKRQPAACEVGGQAATIIGQRAQDGARKIYQIINDKKEHISNDKNEKNDKKAPDHTGSIAMAGEGDAVSSEAPHDTLSQDDLALEWRGPSAAN, encoded by the coding sequence ATGCGCTTTCTGCTCCGCATCACATTCTGGCTCGGGCTGGTGCTGGTGCTCCTGCCCAGGGACAAGACGCCCGAATCGGAGAAGCTGCCCCAGATCGGCGCCGCCGACGCGGTTCAGGCTGCGACCGCGGCCGTCTCCGACATGACCCAGTTCTGCAAGCGCCAGCCGGCGGCCTGCGAGGTCGGCGGACAGGCCGCGACCATCATCGGCCAGCGCGCCCAGGATGGCGCGCGCAAGATCTACCAGATCATCAACGACAAGAAAGAGCACATCAGCAACGACAAGAACGAGAAGAACGACAAGAAGGCGCCCGACCATACCGGCTCGATCGCGATGGCCGGCGAAGGCGATGCCGTCTCGAGCGAAGCGCCGCACGACACCCTGAGTCAGGACGACCTCGCGCTGGAATGGCGCGGCCCCTCGGCGGCGAATTAG
- a CDS encoding DUF2336 domain-containing protein, whose protein sequence is MTKSLFPGFDGLMSLSRREGVDVRPTLLRVLTDLYVQKNTHSDDEQRQFIELATRLIDQVDDATRAAVKARLAIYPQAPIPVLQKLGLVAAQEGRRVPLAREIPTPAPAPSPVRTPTDAERRMAANMAMQPTDAAEIHDMFFRAGASERALILHNLAQTPLKAAPRIPTARARRAFQILEMAAIAGDVENFTLELGDSLILPSRVAAQIVDDAGGEALAVAARALDMPSPNFQRILLFFKPEIGNSVNEVYRLSRLYDRLSDRSALVMLAAWRGSTLAVTRAKYQPSLHDGERQRARAGASQTRPGVQPGAMPRRTGTDGSSER, encoded by the coding sequence ATGACCAAGTCGCTGTTTCCCGGATTCGACGGGCTGATGTCGCTCTCCCGTCGCGAAGGCGTCGATGTTCGGCCGACGCTGCTGCGCGTGCTGACCGACCTTTACGTCCAGAAGAACACCCACAGCGACGACGAACAGCGGCAATTCATCGAGCTTGCGACGCGGTTGATCGACCAGGTCGACGATGCCACGCGCGCGGCCGTCAAGGCGCGGCTCGCAATCTATCCGCAGGCGCCGATCCCGGTTCTCCAGAAGCTCGGCCTGGTCGCGGCGCAGGAAGGCCGCAGGGTTCCGCTGGCCCGCGAGATCCCTACGCCCGCACCCGCCCCCTCGCCGGTCCGCACGCCGACCGACGCCGAGCGGCGCATGGCCGCCAACATGGCGATGCAGCCGACGGACGCCGCGGAGATCCACGACATGTTCTTCCGCGCGGGCGCCTCCGAGCGCGCGCTGATCCTGCACAATCTGGCGCAGACCCCGCTGAAGGCCGCGCCCCGCATTCCGACCGCGCGCGCCAGGCGCGCGTTCCAGATCCTGGAGATGGCGGCGATCGCGGGCGATGTCGAGAATTTCACCCTCGAGCTCGGCGACAGCCTGATCCTGCCCTCGCGCGTCGCAGCCCAGATCGTCGATGATGCCGGCGGCGAAGCGCTCGCGGTCGCCGCGCGCGCGCTCGACATGCCGAGCCCGAATTTCCAGCGCATCCTGCTGTTCTTCAAGCCGGAGATCGGCAATTCCGTGAACGAGGTGTACCGGCTGTCGCGGCTCTACGATCGCCTCAGCGACCGCTCGGCACTGGTGATGCTGGCGGCCTGGCGCGGTTCGACTCTCGCCGTCACCCGCGCAAAATACCAGCCGTCACTGCATGACGGCGAACGCCAGCGCGCCCGCGCCGGCGCGAGCCAGACGCGGCCGGGCGTGCAGCCGGGCGCGATGCCGCGCCGCACCGGTACCGACGGATCGTCGGAGCGCTAG
- a CDS encoding SufE family protein has product MTTIDEIRDNFELLDEWDDRYRYVIELGRTLEPMPEAEHSAANKVNGCVSQVWLQKLVDCDGGVPILKYRGDSDAHIVRGLVAIVLSLYSGRTPREILDTDAIAVFNEFGFRDHLTPQRSNGLRSMVERIKTDAREALAEAS; this is encoded by the coding sequence ATGACGACGATCGACGAAATCAGGGATAATTTCGAGCTTCTGGACGAGTGGGACGACCGCTACCGGTACGTCATCGAGCTCGGCCGCACACTGGAACCGATGCCGGAGGCCGAGCATTCCGCCGCGAACAAGGTCAACGGCTGCGTCAGCCAGGTCTGGCTGCAGAAGCTGGTCGACTGCGATGGTGGCGTGCCGATCCTGAAATATCGCGGCGACAGCGACGCGCATATCGTGCGCGGGCTTGTCGCCATCGTGCTCTCGCTCTATTCGGGACGCACGCCGCGGGAGATCCTCGATACCGACGCGATCGCCGTGTTCAACGAGTTCGGCTTTCGCGATCATCTGACGCCGCAGCGCTCCAACGGCCTGCGCTCGATGGTCGAGCGCATCAAGACCGACGCGAGAGAGGCGCTCGCTGAAGCGTCGTGA
- a CDS encoding MucR family transcriptional regulator → MSDAGAKNFIELTASIVSAYLSNNPTPAGDIPNLISQVHGALVRVSSGRTETAPLEPAKPAVSLKKSIAPDYLVCLEDGKRFKSLKRHLRTQYNMTPEQYREKWGLPADYPMVAPNYAVARSQLAKQMGLGQQQRKRK, encoded by the coding sequence ATGTCGGATGCCGGGGCTAAGAATTTCATCGAGCTGACGGCGAGCATCGTGTCGGCCTATCTCAGCAACAATCCGACGCCGGCTGGGGATATTCCGAACTTGATCAGCCAGGTGCACGGCGCCCTGGTGCGGGTGTCGTCGGGCCGCACCGAGACCGCGCCGCTCGAGCCGGCCAAGCCGGCGGTCTCGTTGAAGAAGTCGATCGCGCCCGATTATCTGGTCTGCCTGGAAGACGGCAAGCGCTTCAAGTCGCTGAAGCGCCATCTGCGCACGCAGTACAACATGACGCCGGAGCAATACCGCGAGAAATGGGGCCTGCCGGCCGACTATCCCATGGTCGCGCCGAACTATGCGGTGGCGCGCTCGCAATTGGCCAAGCAGATGGGCCTCGGACAGCAGCAGCGGAAACGGAAGTAG
- a CDS encoding peptidoglycan-binding domain-containing protein, which produces MPRKSAKDEAAPRRRGAKAAVVDVETERNLVMRVLLHSPKDTLAGLVAVAAIGAIVTNALFLQTGRHPAPMFGTVINLPAPSSVALPNPLPRPRPVGADTSPLEPRATEFRAEPKPAEPKPAEPKPVERAAEKPPERPVEATASTRSNDPMTNLVKQTTSTPQSAMRPPAPIPMPHGPAARRIAGVQRALSEYGYGNLKITGTMSGETQSAIQKFEREHRMQVTGQLSDRLLRELGAAIGHPVD; this is translated from the coding sequence GTGCCTAGGAAGTCTGCCAAGGACGAAGCCGCTCCGCGCCGCCGTGGCGCCAAGGCCGCCGTCGTCGATGTCGAGACCGAGCGCAACCTCGTGATGCGCGTGCTGCTGCACAGCCCCAAAGATACGCTAGCCGGCCTCGTCGCCGTCGCTGCGATCGGTGCGATCGTCACCAACGCGCTGTTCCTGCAGACCGGTCGGCATCCGGCGCCGATGTTCGGCACCGTGATCAATCTTCCCGCGCCTTCCTCCGTGGCGCTGCCGAACCCCTTGCCGCGTCCGCGCCCGGTCGGCGCCGATACCTCGCCGCTGGAGCCGCGCGCGACGGAGTTCCGCGCCGAGCCCAAACCTGCCGAGCCCAAACCTGCCGAGCCCAAGCCCGTCGAGCGAGCCGCCGAGAAGCCGCCGGAGAGACCCGTCGAGGCGACCGCATCGACGCGCTCGAACGATCCGATGACCAATCTGGTCAAGCAAACGACGTCGACGCCGCAATCCGCAATGCGTCCGCCGGCGCCGATCCCCATGCCGCATGGCCCGGCCGCACGGCGCATCGCCGGCGTGCAGCGCGCGCTGTCCGAATATGGCTACGGCAATTTGAAGATCACGGGCACGATGAGCGGCGAGACCCAGTCCGCGATCCAGAAGTTCGAGCGCGAGCACAGGATGCAGGTCACTGGCCAGCTGTCCGACCGGCTGCTGCGCGAACTCGGCGCCGCAATCGGCCATCCCGTCGATTGA
- a CDS encoding DUF1491 family protein — protein sequence MRLKSNIWVAAYLRRCQTEGVYGAVVRRGAEEAGAVFVKVSLLDGQAMLYAPAPQTSYDDDRPVDRFFVPVAQQPLPEHTIEERLAKEIRFDPDAWIVETEDRAGRHFLDLAKT from the coding sequence ATGCGTTTGAAATCCAACATATGGGTCGCGGCCTATTTGCGCCGGTGCCAGACCGAGGGCGTGTACGGCGCAGTGGTTCGTCGCGGTGCCGAGGAGGCGGGTGCGGTGTTCGTCAAGGTCTCGCTGCTCGACGGCCAGGCGATGCTCTACGCTCCGGCGCCGCAGACGTCGTACGACGACGACCGCCCCGTCGATCGCTTCTTCGTGCCGGTCGCGCAGCAGCCCTTGCCGGAGCACACGATCGAGGAGCGTCTCGCCAAGGAAATCCGCTTCGATCCGGACGCATGGATCGTCGAGACCGAGGATCGCGCCGGGCGGCATTTCCTGGACCTGGCGAAGACGTAG